Proteins from one Syngnathoides biaculeatus isolate LvHL_M chromosome 8, ASM1980259v1, whole genome shotgun sequence genomic window:
- the atm gene encoding serine-protein kinase ATM isoform X3 codes for MSLVLSDLLVCCRGLENDKVTERKKEAERFRQLIRSPEIVQELDRTSGLKTKGSNQLTWDGVFRFLQRYLQRETETMKSSKSNVTATTLAIRQKKMAEMSSLIKFFVRYANKRGPRLKCSVLLKHIIEVLQNSFSCSAYGKDYSILLLKEILSVRKYWCDITPQQWHSLLDVYSGLFNSSSKSINRVLVSRVINVVIQGCCMQTDGYNRTLFSFFSKALQSARQEKHLTVLEHVISALNTFLKAVAMNCRMRVCRLGEELLPSILCVWADTRPSAALKEEIVEFFKLQICIHHPEGAKNQETGAHAEDWAGWRGLLYSMYEALVKEISHIGSRGKYVTGTRRIAVKDNIIKLTADICHQLFSVDRDSQILELTQASIRSSPMGDSHFTTPSKRRRIDLSWEVLLDRLQPQFSDFDIIPWLQVTEALISKYPSLVPTQVLVPLLSVLHQLLAEHRKGERGPYVLRCLREVARCQAHLPERIRIHKPDLDRLWSRVWPLLLRGVSSPQLEALSLDLLASIVHCGLVIMDREFWKIFSGSACKPSQSAVICLAQALLKCPVPKNHLGVPAVSGSPNLKEILIGWLLMTDHSDEMEDSSRPHPILCSDFSSNLIANMLVSLTLKDTRAGLNFLLGSEGVESVFFQESTSLNTGDDLEEIERLYLQFSFNTELAQNRGSDKTFKVTSTDGRFTAITGLRKKLEQSVLCVADSLLNCYFPDSQSIPPECLLRCVSLLSGVLAGYVSAGCLTEDEAGHSQLFTKAKALAQEFSGFVSSVKMKMSEELTMTTLRSVMRLCTHYATTKKENVCTFPSHLFLMTLPPSLVSELADIYKIMFSSVSPRATVVDEDEATDNDFEMTRTQHGDDDPLFDDEESHSGTQRPRGGDSCDASSGPGAESLLADEHLVPQELALLAVLEFLCECSSVQSSCGLLFKPQDVRRRLLQLVEQTDPSKALHVNTYLLLLKKLPAEDSLTPEEFDSLLRPLADLCSHYRQDQEICVALLMALLPSISSLGKTHYMQSEMKHVQGSLLQVLSGFCYLSQTGKCTATVRAALVRCLVALLEADPCCTWAILNIKETEREEDRPVSIILPSLLADSHHKVRMLVAMSLERLFLDKRPEHRDSRKMLSHQQAAFENIYLKAQEGMRPVKGNSTEDTQDEMFNRKATLLKSLSVVLCCSPVCEKQSLFALFQSYKENKVEEHLIRKMLCSVSRALGFDKMKTFVSSHLYYLVAEWLSQRQSDDTYALESFPFILLDHDTVKEFYSSSYQVLIPHLVFLDDFEQVKSIGQYLKRDWRELLADCFPKIMVNILPYFALSGQEKQVAQKREKAHRVYDLLKDANCLGKQEIDGLIHRNLPEIVVELLMTLYEGSAAEEDRGNLKRFIGEFDPVPNPPYFSSQVIKATLDYLSKCHSANHKSLVAILSKTPISIQRILLALCEKAAATTNRYERHRILLMYHLFVDLLLREVKDGLGGAWAFVLRDIIYTLIHHINSWLVHEEPDRAIQCDEVSIRSLSLCCDLLTAVCQAALQFCDDALDSHLHVIVSTLTAQVINQPAISQQVLGLLQFLVIENQHKLKGAICKLEPFPDLPRFQELRSVQNNLKYNSGTFTLRQEISHFLSVAPSDSLPLTRLEGLKQLSHKLHDNKDEIRELVRECHAEPTNNVLVKLVLNLLQLCKIASNHPTGTDILEAAGSSLGELGPVDLSTIALLHGRDPLYEKAVTLFPSTDSQCVYIILNCINDALIHQRIEVRQAATHSMKDILATQSGINFWDQHKQSRDPMLAYLNPFRKANKKTVTMSAEESSEAREKLENQDFWIPQMGSHTVWLKSLCAALLDSGGVKFEPFLLSRPLCLVNLDCCQRLLPLIIHSILLDDVEGSWRELLSSHIRDFFSYCSRSAQASSRSVTPLNSDSETDTTSQGMYDKASLRTMLAVIDYLRHQQRPLRSDSKSCGTVCDSNFWLDLNYLEVAKAAQSCSAHFTALLYTEIYVDRIKSNLEETRRIKGRATRKINFEENSQSFSISSLNEKSMEDSNISLQELLIDVYRSIGEPDSLYGCGGETMTSPLTRIRTYEHEAMWGKALTSYDLHSNLPDVIRQVGILEALQNFGLSSILTTYMRGLESDGVEWGAELRELRFQAAWRNTQWDCDLSERSDKEKPGFHESVFHALQALRDKEFSMFDETLKQARSREVEELCRGSLEAVSSLYPALRNLQSIRELESVKILFSRPFSELAINDLCNQWRQRSQLLTNSEFALVEPILAIRSVTHNTLMSKTVDPSSTQYLSSVLTDHLLELCRLARKAGNTQLAEQAVFQMKQHGVGESQLHPPISPWQLEEAQVFWVKGEQGLALGLLRQIIHKLEGKVDFSPALAPVYTECLRLCGNWLAETCQESPGVILENYLERAVKVIEGESGVQDARLQNERIEAFLSLARFSDTQYQSIDKYMTSSEFENKQALLKKAKEEVDLMKEREVVKNRYTVKVEREMELDERALSNLEADRQRFLCKAVENYIQCLEQGEEHDTWVFRLASLWLENADIKAINDMMKKGVKKIPSYKFLPLMYQLAARMGTKMASGIGEDAGFHDVLSNLILRCCLEHPHHTLFIIFALVNANKDQNFCTSRGPKSVPLQSSPFDMERSDVAQKIIGAVRKKRGEMIRGFERLCDAYITLAYLDATRHKTEKKAIPIPADQPIHQIKNLDEVTIPTVELKVDPSGCYDDVVTVRSFASHYHLAGGVNLPKIIDCVGSDGKSRRQLVKGKDDLRQDAVMQQVFAMCSMLLQRNTDTRKRKLNIRRYKVVPFSQCSGVLEWCSGTVPLGEFLADPVRGAHKRFRPQDASSLACRKMMMEAQKLEYDEKLHSYLEVCKNFKPVFRYFCMERFLDPAVWMEKRLAYTRSVATSSIVGYIVGLGDRHIQNILIDEQTAELVHIDLGVAFEQGKILPTPETVPFRLSRDIVDGMGVTGVEGVFRR; via the exons ATGAGTCTGGTTCTTTCTGATCTCTTGGTGTGCTGCAGGGGACTAGAAAATGACAAGGTTACGGAGAGGAAG AAAGAAGCTGAACGCTTCAGACAGCTCATACGATCTCCAGAGATCGTGCAAGAACTTGATCGTACTTCAGGGCTTAAAACCAAAGGCTCCAATCAACTCACGTGGGATGGTGTTTTCAG GTTTCTACAGCGCTACCTCCAACGGGAGACGGAAACCATGAAATCGAGTAAATCCAACGTCACGGCCACAACGCTGGCCATCCGCCAGAAGAAGATGGCCGAAATGAGCAGTTTGATCAAATTTTTCGTACGCTACGCAAACAAAC GCGGGCCTCGACTAAAGTGCAGTGTGCTATTGAAGCACATCATTGAGGTTCTTCAGAATTCATTCAGCTGTTCGGCCTACGGCAAAGACTACAGCATCCTGCTCCTAAAGGAAATTCTGTCTGTTCGCAAGTACTGGTGTGACATCACCCCACAGCAGTGGCACA GTCTTTTAGATGTGTACAGTGGCTTGTTCAACTCGTCATCCAAATCCATTAACCGTGTCCTTGTAAGTCGTGTCATCAACGTGGTGATCCAGGGCTGCTGCATGCAGACTGATGGATACAACAGGACACTCTTTAGTTTCTTCTCCAAGGCACTGCAAAGTGCAAG GCAAGAGAAACATTTGACCGTTTTAGAGCATGTCATCTCAGCCCTTAACACCTTCTTGAAAGCTGTGGCAATGAACTGTCGGATGAGGGTTTGTCGATTGGGGGAGGAACTACTACCATCAATACTGTGTGTTTGGGCTGACACGAGGCCCAGTGCTGCTCTCAAAGAGGAGATTGTGGAGTTTTTCAAGTTGCAGATCTGTATCCATCATCCCGAAGGAGCAAAGAACCAGGAAACAG GTGCTCATGCAGAGGACTGGGCTGGATGGCGAGGTTTGCTATACAGCATGTATGAAGCATTAGTGAAAGAAATCAGTCATATTGGTAGCAGGGGAAAGTACGTCACTGGCACAAGACGCATCGCGGTCAAAGACAACATCATCAAGCTCACAGCTGATATTTGTCACCAG CTTTTCAGTGTTGACAGAGACTCGCAGATCTTAGAGTTAACGCAGGCCTCCATCAGATCCTCCCCGATGGGTGATTCCCACTTTACAACACCAAGCAAGCGGCGACGAATCGACCTCAGTTGGGAGGTTCTTTTGGACCGCCTGCAGCCTCAGTTTAGTGACTTCGACATCATCCCATG GCTGCAGGTCACTGAAGCACTCATATCGAAGTACCCGTCCTTGGTGCCCACCCAAGTGTTGGTCCCACTGCTGTCAGTGCTGCACCAGCTCTTAGCCGAACACCGGAAAGGAGAAAGAGGGCCATACGTGCTGCGCTGTTTACGAGAGGTAGCCCGATGTCAAGCCCATTTGCCAGAAAGGATCAGAATTCACAAGCCGGACCTGGACAGACTATGGAGTCGGGTGTGGCCTCTGTTACTGCGGGGTGTGAGCTCACCCCAGTTAGAAGCTCTCAGCCTTGACCTTTTGGCTTCCATTGTCCATTGCGGATTGGTCATTATGGATAGAGAGTTTTGGAAGATCTTCTCAGGATCAGCTTGTAAACCATCCCA GAGTGCTGTGATATGCCTGGCCCAGGCCCTTCTGAAGTGTCCAGTCCCTAAGAACCATCTGGGGGTCCCGGCTGTATCAGGATCACCTAACCTGAAGGAAATCCTCATAGGTTGGTTGTTGATGACAGATCACAGCGATGAGATGGAGGATAGCTCCAGACCACATCCAATCCTTTGcag TGATTTTTCGAGCAATCTAATTGCAAACATGTTGGTCTCCCTGACCTTGAAAGACACCAGGGCTGGCTTAAATTTCCTTCTGGGTTCTGAGGGAGTTGaaag tgttttttttcaagagtcGACATCACTCAATACTGGAGATGATTTGGAGGAGATTGAGAGATTATACTTGCAGTTCAGCTTTAACACAGAGTTGGCACAAAACAGAGGATCTGACAAGACGTTTAAGGTGACATCAACGGACGGGCGCTTCACAGCCATCACCGGCCTCAGAAAGAAGTTGGAGCAGTCGGTTCTTTGTGTTGCTGACTCCCTTCTTAACTGCTACTTTCCTGAT AGTCAGTCCATCCCTCCGGAGTGCCTGTTACGCTGTGTTAGCCTGCTGTCAGGTGTTCTAGCAGGTTACGTCTCCGCAGGCTGTCTGACTGAGGATGAGGCGGGGCACTCTCAGCTCTTCACAAAAGCTAAG GCCCTGGCTCAGGAGTTCAGTGGATTTGTTTCTAGTGTGAAAATGAAGATGAGTGAAGAGTTAACCATGACCACACTGAGGTCTGTCATGAGGCTGTGCACCCAttatgcaacaacaaaaaag GAAAATGTTTGTACGTTCCCTTCTCATCTTTTCCTAATGACTCTCCCACCCAGTCTTGTCAGCGAGCTGGCAGACATTTACAAAATTATG TTTAGCAGTGTTTCTCCACGAGCTACAGTTGTGGATGAAGATGAAGCTACAGATAATGACTTTGAAATGACCAGAACTCAGCACGGAGATGACGATCCTCTGTTTGATGATGAGGAGTCCCACAGTGGGACGCAGAGACCCAGGGGTGGAGATAGCTGCGATGCATCAAGTGGACCTG GTGCAGAAAGCCTGTTAGCGGATGAGCATTTGGTCCCCCAGGAACTTGCTCTCCTTGCAGTCTTGGAGTTCTTGTGTGAGTGCAGCTCGGTGCAGTCCTCCTGTGGCCTACTTTTTAAACCCCAGGATGTGAGACGCAGACTCTTGCAGCTGGTGGAGCAGACTGACCCAAGCAAAGCCCTGCATGTCAACACT TATCTTCTCCTGTTGAAGAAACTTCCTGCTGAGGACTCCCTCACGCCAGAGGAGTTTGACTCTCTGCTCCGTCCATTGGC GGACCTGTGTTCTCACTACCGTCAGGATCAGGAGATCTGTGTTGCACTTCTTATGGCTTTGTTGCCCTCCATCAGCAGCTTAGGCAAAACGCACTACATGCAATCGGAGATGAAACATGTACAGGGCTCCCTGCTACAAGTGTTGTCAGGGTTCTG TTACCTCAGTCAAACGGGGAAATGCACAGCCACTGTTCGAGCTGCTTTAGTACGATGTCTGGTTGCATTACTAGAG GCTGACCCATGTTGCACATGGGCCATACTGAATATCAAGGAGACTGAAAGAGAGGAAGACCGTCCTGTGTCTatcatccttccatccctccTTGCAGATTCCCATCACAAAGTCCGCATGCTTGTGGCCATGTCATTGGAAAG ATTGTTTCTGGACAAAAGACCGGAACATAGAGACAGTAGAAAGATGTTGTCACACCAACAAGCAGCTTTTGAGAACATTTACTTGAAAGCTCAGGAGGGCATGAGACCTGTG AAAGGCAACTCGACTGAAGACACACAGGACGAGATGTTCAACCGTAAGGCCACTCTGCTGAAGAGTTTGTCAGTTGTGCTGTGTTGTAGTCCAGTCTGTGAGAAGCAGAGTCTGTTTGCCCTCTTCCAGTCTTACAAGGAAAACAAAGTTGAGGAGCACCTTATTAGGAAG ATGTTGTGCAGTGTGTCTAGAGCACTCGGCTTTGACAAGATGAAAACATTTGTCAGCTCTCACCTGTACTACCTGGTCGCTGAGTGGCTCTCTCAGAGACAGTCTGACGATACCTACGCACTTGAATCTTTCCCTTTCATCTTACTTGATCATGACACGGTCAAAGAGTTCTATAG CTCCTCCTACCAGGTGCTCATCCCACACCTTGTCTTCCTCGATGACTTTGAACAAGTGAAGTCCATCGGTCAGTATCTCAAGAGGGACTGGAGAGAGCTTCTAGCTGATTGTTTCCCCAAGATCATGGTCAACATCCTGCCGTACTTTGCGCTGTCTGGCCAGGAGAAACAGGTGGCACAAAAGAGGGAGAAGGCCCACCGTGTTTATGACCTTCTCAAAGATGCAAACTGTTTGGGTAAACAG GAAATTGACGGCCTGATCCACCGTAACCTCCCAGAGATAGTTGTCGAACTGCTAATGACTCTTTATGAAGGCAGTGCAGCCGAAGAAGATAGAGGAAACTTAAAACGCTTTATCGG GGAGTTTGATCCTGTCCCGAACCCACCGTATTTCAGTTCTCAAGTCATCAAAGCTACACTGGACTATCTGAGCAAATGCCACAGTGCAAACCACAAGTCACTGGTGGCCATTCTGTCAAAAACTCCA ATATCTATTCAGCGGATTCTACTGGCACTGTGTGAAAAGGCAGCTGCGACGACCAACCGTTATGAACGTCATCGCATCCTCCTAATGTATCACCTTTTTGTCGACCTGCTACTCAGGGAGGTTAAAGATGGTCTTGGAGGAGCCTGGGCCTTTGTCCTCAGGGACATCATATACACACTCATCCACCATATCAATAGCTGGCTAGTGCACGAAGAACCAGACAG AGCAATTCAATGTGACGAGGTCTCCATCCGAAGCTTGTCTCTGTGCTGTGATCTTTTGACTGCCGTTTGTCAGGCGGCATTGCAGTTCTGTGATGATGCTCTAGACTCCCACCTACACGTCATCGTTAGTACTCTGACAGCACAAGTGATCAACCAGCCAGCCATCTCGCAACAG GTCCTTGGTCTATTGCAGTTTCTTGTGATAGAAAATCAACACAAACTGAAGGGAGCCATTTGCAAGTTGGAGCCATTTCCTGACCTCCCTAGATTCCAAGAGCTGCGATCTGTCCAGAATAATCTCAAATATAATTCTGGGACCTTCACACTGAGACAG GAGATATCCCACTTTCTGTCTGTGGCACCCTCTGACTCCTTACCACTGACCAGACTTGAGGGACTCAAACAACTTTCCCACAAACTGCACGACAACAAGGATGAGATAAGAGAGCTGGTCAGAGAATGCCATG CTGAGCCTACTAACAATGTCCTGGTCAAGCTAGTTCTGAACCTTCTACAGCTCTGTAAGATAGCAAGCAACCACCCTACTGGAACTGACATTCTAG AGGCAGCAGGAAGTAGTCTAGGAGAATTGGGTCCTGTAGATCTCTCCACCATCGCCTTGCTCCACGGCAGAGACCCCCTTTATGAAAAGGCTGTTACCCTTTTCCCATCCACTGACTCACAGTGTGTTTACATCATCCTTAACTGCATAAATGATGCCCTCATTCACCAGCG TATTGAAGTGAGGCAGGCAGCAACTCATTCCATGAAGGACATCCTTGCCACTCAGTCTGGAATCAACTTTTGGGACCAGCACAAACAAAGTAGAGACCCCATGTTGGCATACCTAAATCCATTCAGAAAAGCCAACAAGAAG ACAGTTACTATGAGTGCTGAGGAAAGCTCAGAGGCCAGGGAGAAACTGGAGAACCAAGACTTTTGGATCCCACAGATGGGCAGCCACACAGTCTGGCTGAAGTCTCTGTGCGCTGCCCTGCTGGACAGCGGAGGAGTCAAGTTTGAGCCTTTTCTCCTATCCCGACCTCTTTGTCTG GTGAACTTGGACTGTTGCCAGAGGCTGTTGCCGCTCATCATTCATTCTATCCTCCTGGATGATGTTGAGGGCTCCTGGAGAGAGTtgctttcttcccacattcggGACTTCTTCAGTTATTGTTCCAGAAGTGCTCAGGCTTCGAGTCGTTCAGTCACACCACTCAACTCTGACTCTG AGACTGACACGACAAGCCAAGGCATGTATGACAAAGCATCTCTTCGTACTATGCTGGCAGTTATTGACTACCTGAGACACCAACAGAGACCTCTGAGATCTGATAG CAAGTCTTGTGGAACAGTGTGTGATTCCAACTTCTGGCTGGATCTTAACTACCTGGAGGTGGCCAAAGCTGCTCAGTCATGCTCTGCTCACTTCACTGCTCTGCTCTATACTGAGATATACGTGGATAGGATTAAATCAAATTTGGAGGAAACTCGCAG AATCAAAGGCAGAGCAACACGTAAGATTAACTTTGAAGAGAACTCCCAGAGTTTCAGCATCTCCAGcctgaatgaaaaaagtatGGAGGACTCCAATATCAGCTTGCAG GAACTGCTGATTGACGTTTACCGGAGCATCGGCGAGCCTGATAGTCTTTATGGATGTGGAGGAGAGACTATGACCAGTCCACTAACAAG GATTCGAACATACGAGCATGAAGCTATGTGGGGGAAGGCTCTGACCTCATACGACCTTCACTCAAACCTTCCGGACGTCATTCGACAAGTGGGAATTTTGGAG GCCCTGCAGAACTTCGGCCTGAGTAGCATCCTCACCACCTACATGAGGGGTCTGGAGAGCGATGGGGTGGAGTGGGGAGCTGAGCTGAGAGAGCTCCGTTTCCAGGCTGCCTGGAGGAACACTCAGTGGGATTGCGATTTGTCTGAGAG GAGTGACAAAGAAAAACCTGGCTTCCATGAGTCTGTGTTCCATGCCTTGCAAGCATTGAGGGACAAGGAGTTCTCCATGTTTGATGAGACTCTCAAACAGGCCAG GAGTAGAGAAGTAGAAGAGCTGTGTAGAGGCAGTCTGGAGGCAGTGTCCTCATTGTATCCAGCCCTCAGGAACCTGCAGAGCATCAGAGAGCTGGAGAGTGTCAAGATCCTATTCTCAAG ACCCTTCTCAGAGCTGGCGATTAACGATCTCTGTAACCAGTGGCGGCAACGTTCCCAGCTGCTCACCAACAGCGAGTTTGCGTTGGTGGAGCCCATCCTGGCCATTCGGTCTGTGACACACAACACCCTGATGTCCAAGACGGTGGACCCCAGCAGTACTCAGTATCTCAGCTCCGTGCTCACTGACCACTTACTGGAGCTGTGCCGGCTGGCTCGTAAAGCAGGGAACACACAG TTGGCAGAGCAAGCAGTGTTTCAGATGAAGCAGCACGGAGTTGGAGAATCCCAGCTCCATCCACCCATATCACCATGGCAACTAGAGGAAGCCCAGGTGTTTTGGGTGAAAGGAGAACAGGGTCTGGCTTTGGGTCTGTTGAGACAGATAATACACAAGCTTGAGGGAAAG GTGGACTTCAGTCCTGCTCTGGCACCGGTCTACACTGAATGCCTCAGGCTCTGTGGGAACTGGTTGGCTGAAACTTGCCAGGAAAGTCCTGGagtcattttggaaaattatttGGAGAGG GCTGTCAAGGTAATTGAGGGTGAATCTGGAGTGCAGGATGCCCGCCTTCAGAATGAACGAATTGAGGCATTCCTGTCGCTGGCTCGTTTTTCAGACACCCAATACCAGAGCATTGATAAATACATGACTTCATCTGAGTTTGAGAATAAGCAGGCCTTGCTGAAGAAGGCTAAAGAGGAAGTTGACCTAATGAAGGAGCGTGAAGTGGTAAAAAACAG GTATACCGTAAAGGTAGAAAGAGAGATGGAGCTGGATGAGAGGGCCCTTTCCAACCTGGAGGCAGATAGACAGCGCTTCCTGTGTAAGGCGGTGGAGAATTACATCCAGTGCCTGGAACAAGGCGAGGAGCACGACACCTGGGTGTTCCGCTTGGCGTCGCTCTGGCTGGAAAATGCGGACATTAAGGCAATCAATGACATGATGAAG AAAGGGGTGAAGAAGATCCCCTCCTACAAGTTTCTACCGCTCATGTATCAACTTGCTGCTCGTATGGGAACCAAAATGGCGTCTGGCATAGGAGAGGATGCGGGTTTCCATGACGTCCTTAGTAAT CTGATCTTGCGTTGTTGTCTTGAGCACCCTCACCACACACTGTTTATCATTTTTGCCCTGGTCAACGCAAATAAGGACCAAAACTTCTGCACCAGTCGAGGGCCAAAGAGTGTTCCACTGCAGTCGTCGCCATTCGACATG GAGCGTTCAGATGTGGCCCAAAAGATCATTGGTGCGGTCAGGAAAAAGAGAGGGGAGATGATCCGGGGTTTCGAGCGACTATGTGATGCTTACATCACATTGGCTTATCTGGATGCCACCAGGCACAAAACAGAGAAGA AGGCCATTCCCATTCCTGCGGATCAACCGATTCATCAGATCAAGAATCTTGATGAAGTTACCATTCCTACCGTTGAGCTCAAG